Proteins encoded in a region of the Pseudomonas viciae genome:
- the ppa gene encoding inorganic diphosphatase, which yields MSYSKIPAGKDLPNDIYVAIEIPANHAPIKYEIDKDSDCLFVDRFMATPMFYPANYGYIPNTLADDGDPLDVLVVTPYPVAPGSVIRARPVGILNMTDDGGGDAKVIAVPHDKLSQLYVDVKEYTDLPPLLIQQIEHFFANYKDLEKGKWVKIEGWAGADAAREAITKSVAAYKG from the coding sequence ATGAGCTACAGCAAGATTCCGGCTGGCAAAGACCTGCCGAACGACATCTACGTCGCGATCGAAATCCCGGCCAACCACGCCCCGATCAAATACGAAATCGACAAAGACAGCGACTGCCTGTTCGTTGACCGTTTCATGGCCACCCCGATGTTCTACCCGGCCAACTACGGTTACATCCCCAACACCCTGGCCGACGACGGCGACCCCCTCGACGTGCTGGTCGTGACCCCATACCCAGTGGCCCCAGGCTCGGTCATCCGCGCCCGTCCAGTCGGCATCCTGAACATGACCGACGACGGCGGCGGCGATGCCAAAGTCATCGCAGTGCCACACGACAAACTGTCGCAACTGTACGTCGACGTGAAGGAATACACCGATCTGCCACCGCTGCTGATCCAGCAGATCGAGCACTTCTTCGCGAACTACAAAGATCTCGAAAAAGGCAAGTGGGTCAAGATCGAAGGCTGGGCCGGTGCAGACGCCGCCCGCGAAGCGATCACCAAATCGGTTGCCGCCTACAAAGGCTGA
- a CDS encoding LexA family transcriptional regulator yields the protein MKKISSGDRFRALLKEAHIRSADFAKLYGVKSQHVNNWFNRGIPPGRIHSIASLLTVSPEWLAHGEGPQTPLGLGPGTTYEAAENDGVYSVLEPTDIELPFYKEAPIAPGETKTHIIEVPDQSIRLPRSHLESLEIDPGDAICITMVGDSMAERIEDGSTLAIDRGLTQIVDGHIYALEHDGMLRIKYLHRVPGNRLRLRSHNCAAYPDEVFSAEQIDAQNIRVIGWVFWWSTLNKRRPPVFD from the coding sequence ATGAAAAAGATCTCCAGTGGCGACCGCTTCAGAGCCCTTCTTAAAGAAGCCCATATTCGTTCCGCCGACTTCGCGAAGTTATACGGCGTGAAATCCCAACACGTGAACAACTGGTTCAACCGTGGCATCCCGCCCGGGCGCATCCACTCCATCGCCAGCCTGCTGACCGTCAGCCCGGAGTGGCTCGCCCACGGCGAAGGCCCGCAAACCCCATTGGGTCTTGGCCCCGGCACCACCTATGAAGCCGCCGAAAACGACGGCGTCTACAGCGTGCTGGAACCCACGGACATCGAACTGCCTTTCTACAAGGAAGCCCCCATCGCCCCCGGCGAAACCAAAACCCACATCATCGAAGTCCCCGACCAATCCATCCGCCTGCCCCGCAGCCACCTCGAATCCCTGGAAATCGACCCCGGCGACGCCATCTGCATCACCATGGTCGGCGACAGCATGGCCGAACGCATCGAAGACGGCTCCACCCTCGCCATCGACCGCGGCCTGACCCAAATCGTCGACGGCCATATCTATGCGCTTGAACACGACGGGATGCTGCGCATCAAATACCTGCATCGCGTTCCTGGTAATCGGCTGCGGCTGCGTAGTCATAACTGTGCTGCGTATCCGGACGAGGTCTTCAGTGCGGAACAGATCGATGCGCAGAACATACGGGTGATTGGCTGGGTGTTCTGGTGGTCAACCCTCAACAAACGGAGACCGCCGGTGTTCGACTAA
- a CDS encoding type I restriction-modification system subunit M: MNDTNRKQLGQTLWAIADQLRGAMNADDFRDYMLSFLFLRYLSDNYEAAAKKELGKDYPKIEDEDRRVPLALWYAHNLDDVTEFEKQMRRKVHYVIQPPHLWNSIANMARTQNGELLNTLQAGFKYIETESFESTFQGLFSEINLGSDKLGRTYVDRNTKLCAIIQKIAEGLADFSTDIDALGDAYEYLIGQFAAGSGKKAGEFYTPQQISDILSAIVTLDSQDPNTGPKKRLESVLDFACGSGSLLLNVRKRMGPHGIGKIYGQEKNITTYNLARMNMLLHGVKDTEFEIYHGDTLSNDWDILRELNPAKKPVFDAIVANPPFSYRWDPTEAMADDVRFKNHGLAPKSAADFAFLLHGFHFLKDEGVMAIILPHGVLFRGGAEERIRTKLLKDGHIDTVIGLPSNLFYSTGIPVCILVLKKCKQPDDVLFINAAEHFIKGKRQNQLTDEHIAKIIKTYQTREPEARYACRVTMEEIEKNGYNLNISRYISTASAEVDIDLHDVNTELVAVEKNVVAARDKHNTFLKELGLPFLV; this comes from the coding sequence ATGAACGACACCAACAGAAAACAACTTGGCCAAACCCTTTGGGCCATTGCTGATCAATTGCGCGGAGCGATGAACGCAGACGATTTCCGCGACTACATGCTGTCCTTTCTTTTCCTGCGCTATTTGTCAGACAACTATGAGGCGGCGGCCAAAAAAGAGTTGGGCAAAGATTACCCCAAAATTGAAGATGAAGATCGCCGCGTGCCGCTGGCGCTCTGGTATGCCCATAACCTGGATGACGTAACCGAATTTGAAAAGCAGATGCGGCGCAAGGTGCATTACGTCATTCAGCCGCCGCACCTCTGGAACAGCATTGCCAATATGGCCCGCACCCAGAACGGTGAGCTGCTAAACACGTTGCAGGCAGGTTTCAAATACATTGAAACCGAATCGTTTGAGAGTACTTTCCAGGGGCTCTTTTCCGAGATAAATCTTGGCTCAGACAAACTGGGCAGAACCTATGTCGACCGCAACACTAAGCTTTGCGCCATCATCCAGAAGATCGCAGAGGGCCTAGCGGACTTCTCCACAGATATTGATGCGTTAGGCGATGCCTATGAATATCTGATTGGCCAGTTTGCCGCTGGCTCAGGCAAGAAGGCGGGCGAGTTCTACACGCCCCAACAAATTTCCGACATCCTTTCCGCCATCGTCACCCTAGATAGCCAGGACCCAAACACCGGCCCCAAAAAACGCCTGGAAAGCGTGCTGGATTTCGCCTGCGGCTCTGGCTCGCTGCTGCTTAACGTGCGCAAGCGCATGGGGCCGCATGGTATCGGCAAGATCTACGGCCAGGAAAAGAATATCACCACCTACAACTTGGCCCGCATGAACATGCTACTGCACGGGGTAAAGGACACCGAGTTCGAGATTTACCACGGTGACACCTTGAGCAACGATTGGGACATACTGCGCGAGCTAAACCCCGCTAAAAAGCCTGTGTTTGATGCCATTGTTGCCAACCCGCCCTTCAGCTACCGTTGGGATCCCACAGAAGCCATGGCGGATGACGTGCGTTTCAAAAACCACGGCTTGGCCCCTAAATCGGCTGCCGATTTTGCTTTTCTGCTGCACGGCTTTCACTTCCTGAAAGACGAAGGTGTGATGGCCATCATCCTGCCCCATGGCGTGCTGTTCCGTGGCGGTGCCGAGGAGCGCATCCGTACCAAGCTGCTAAAAGACGGCCACATCGACACCGTCATAGGCTTACCATCCAATCTTTTTTACTCTACCGGCATTCCGGTGTGCATTCTTGTACTCAAGAAGTGTAAGCAGCCGGACGACGTTCTGTTTATCAACGCAGCGGAGCATTTCATCAAAGGTAAGCGCCAGAACCAACTAACAGACGAGCATATCGCCAAGATAATCAAGACCTACCAGACCCGTGAACCAGAGGCTCGCTATGCTTGTCGGGTGACTATGGAAGAAATCGAGAAGAACGGCTACAACCTGAATATTTCTCGCTACATCAGCACGGCGAGCGCAGAGGTAGATATTGACTTACATGACGTAAATACTGAGCTGGTTGCAGTGGAAAAAAACGTCGTGGCGGCACGGGACAAACACAATACATTCCTGAAAGAGCTTGGTCTGCCATTCTTAGTGTGA
- a CDS encoding AAA family ATPase produces MSGIRTYQNLRTLVTRLRDDLNNPTKPTALVLLYAYNRTGKTRLSMEFKDAGKRKNKGIADTLYFNAYTEDLFTWENDFVGDTARHLQLNSGSAFFNGLKDLALDETIAGYLSRYADFDFDIDYGTWKVTFRKGEAENIKISRGEQNIFIWCLFMAICERMLDGHISYQSNKYLYIDDPISSLDDNNAIAVACDLAKLLRRAATRTGQNGAPASIKVIFSSHHALFFNVMCNEIGRTKEGEPKVSHKRYFLHRPNGEGTFTLRATEDTPFFHHVATLAELQAAANPATGKLYTFHFNALRSIMEKTASFFGHGDISFCLKTLANEEDTALYNRALNLLSHGQYAIHEPAEMGDDNKELFRRILRDFISTFKFALPDLLDAKPAAAAAAAAPLSAPN; encoded by the coding sequence ATGAGCGGTATCCGCACTTACCAGAATTTGCGCACGCTGGTAACGAGGCTGCGCGACGACTTAAATAACCCGACAAAGCCCACTGCGCTTGTCCTTCTGTATGCCTACAACCGCACCGGCAAAACCCGACTCTCCATGGAGTTTAAGGATGCGGGTAAGCGCAAGAACAAGGGCATTGCTGACACCCTCTACTTTAATGCCTACACAGAAGACCTGTTCACTTGGGAGAATGACTTTGTCGGTGACACCGCCCGCCACCTGCAGCTCAATTCTGGCTCCGCTTTCTTCAACGGCCTGAAAGATCTTGCGCTCGATGAAACGATTGCTGGCTACCTTAGCCGTTATGCCGACTTTGACTTCGACATTGATTATGGGACATGGAAGGTTACTTTCCGGAAAGGTGAAGCGGAGAACATCAAGATTTCCCGAGGTGAGCAGAATATTTTCATTTGGTGCCTCTTCATGGCCATTTGTGAGCGCATGCTCGATGGACATATCTCTTATCAATCGAACAAATATCTTTACATTGATGACCCCATATCCTCGCTTGATGACAACAACGCCATCGCTGTTGCCTGCGACCTCGCCAAACTCTTACGCCGGGCCGCCACCCGGACAGGCCAGAATGGCGCCCCCGCTTCCATCAAGGTGATTTTCTCTTCCCATCACGCCCTTTTTTTCAACGTGATGTGCAATGAGATCGGCAGGACGAAGGAAGGGGAGCCGAAGGTGTCTCACAAGCGCTACTTCCTCCATCGTCCAAATGGTGAAGGTACCTTTACTCTGCGAGCCACCGAGGACACGCCGTTTTTCCACCATGTCGCGACTCTCGCAGAACTACAAGCGGCCGCCAACCCTGCCACTGGCAAGCTATACACATTTCATTTCAATGCGTTGCGCAGCATCATGGAGAAAACGGCCTCGTTCTTTGGGCATGGGGATATTTCCTTCTGCCTCAAAACTCTCGCGAATGAGGAAGACACCGCGCTCTATAATCGGGCCCTCAACCTATTGAGCCATGGCCAATACGCTATCCATGAGCCGGCAGAAATGGGTGATGACAACAAGGAACTGTTTCGCCGTATTCTTAGAGACTTCATCAGCACATTTAAATTTGCCCTGCCTGACTTATTAGACGCGAAGCCAGCCGCAGCGGCTGCTGCTGCTGCACCACTCTCAGCCCCCAACTGA
- a CDS encoding restriction endonuclease subunit S: protein MSSKTKTTSALEEIKPALVPKLRFPGFDKPWSYDPLSKILKEHKIKNTAGRDVFSVSMEYGIVNQIELLGRSFAASDTSHYTIGRRFDVVYTKSPLKAFPFGIVKQCKFDGEVALSPLYGVFTPPNPYVGLMIEAYFEAPNRSKEFLSPLCQKGAKNTLQITNTTFLSGRLPLPMEQAEQQKIAECLSSMDELISAQGRKVEILKVHKKGLMQRLFPRGGESQPDFRFPEFQNTGEWEREELSNCLKKVIDYRGKAPPKSDSGVPLITAKNVRFGWLDMTNDEYIEESKYEEWMTRGIPQAGDILFTTEAPLGNVALFPCSGKFALGQRLLTLRSKTERCLPEFLFHSLLSPTMQEDIDFHSTGSTAKGIKSSVFVRLSFCYPKNIDEQQRIADCLTSLDDLIATQTQKLEALKAHKKGLMQQIFPAPVEVEV from the coding sequence ATGAGCAGTAAGACAAAAACAACCAGCGCGCTGGAAGAGATTAAGCCCGCACTGGTGCCAAAACTGCGTTTTCCGGGCTTCGACAAGCCATGGTCATATGACCCGCTATCGAAGATCCTCAAGGAACACAAAATCAAGAACACCGCTGGCCGTGATGTTTTCTCGGTGTCGATGGAATACGGCATCGTGAACCAAATCGAACTCTTGGGCCGCAGTTTCGCAGCCTCGGACACTTCGCACTACACAATAGGAAGACGTTTTGATGTGGTTTACACGAAAAGCCCTTTGAAGGCCTTTCCGTTCGGCATAGTAAAGCAATGCAAGTTCGATGGAGAAGTCGCACTTTCGCCACTTTACGGCGTCTTTACGCCGCCCAATCCATACGTGGGGTTGATGATTGAGGCCTATTTTGAGGCTCCAAACCGGTCAAAGGAGTTTCTTTCTCCGCTCTGTCAAAAGGGGGCGAAAAACACGCTTCAAATCACGAACACGACTTTTCTATCAGGGCGGCTGCCGCTTCCCATGGAACAAGCTGAACAACAAAAAATCGCCGAATGCTTGAGCTCGATGGACGAGCTAATCTCCGCTCAAGGTCGCAAAGTAGAAATTCTCAAAGTCCATAAAAAAGGGCTTATGCAGCGGCTTTTTCCTCGTGGAGGTGAAAGTCAACCCGACTTTCGCTTCCCCGAATTCCAAAACACAGGAGAGTGGGAGCGCGAAGAGTTATCTAACTGCCTTAAAAAAGTGATCGATTACAGAGGGAAAGCTCCGCCAAAATCGGACTCAGGTGTCCCGCTGATCACCGCGAAAAACGTGAGGTTCGGCTGGCTCGATATGACAAATGACGAATATATCGAAGAAAGTAAATACGAAGAGTGGATGACTAGAGGCATTCCGCAAGCGGGAGATATCCTTTTCACAACTGAGGCACCACTAGGTAATGTGGCGCTGTTTCCTTGTAGCGGGAAATTTGCCTTGGGACAACGTCTTCTGACTCTCCGTTCCAAAACTGAAAGATGTCTTCCGGAGTTCCTTTTCCACTCTTTGCTTAGCCCTACGATGCAGGAAGATATCGATTTTCACAGCACCGGATCAACGGCTAAGGGTATCAAGTCGTCAGTGTTTGTGAGACTCAGCTTTTGCTATCCGAAAAATATAGACGAACAACAACGCATCGCCGACTGCCTTACCAGCCTTGACGATCTTATTGCCACGCAAACCCAAAAGCTCGAAGCCCTTAAGGCCCACAAAAAGGGGCTAATGCAGCAGATTTTCCCTGCTCCAGTGGAGGTAGAGGTATGA
- a CDS encoding type I restriction endonuclease subunit R, translated as MSEQRIEQGFIDKLIELKYTYRPDITDRVSLEHNFREKFEALNSVRLTDGEFARLLDEIVTPDVFAAARTLRERNAFTREDGTPLNYTLVNIKDWCKNTFEVVNQLRINTDNSHHRFDVLILINGVPCVQVELKTLGVNPRRAMEQIVEYKNDPGNGYSKTLLCFLQLFIISNRDNTYYFANNNARHFSFNADERFLPIYQFADEANKKITFLDSFAESFLVKCTLGQTLSRYMVLVASEQKLIMMRPYQVYAVKAIVDCIQQNCGNGYIWHTTGSGKTLTSFKTSTLLKDNPDIEKCLFVVDRKDLDRQTREEFNKFQEGCVEENTNTAALVRRLLSDDYADKVIVSTIQKLGLALDENSKRNKQRKRNDQLTYKEQLAPLRDKRIVFIFDECHRSQFGENHKAIKAFFPKAQLFGFTGTPIFEDNASRVKVEDQQASYQTTEELFQKQLHAYTITHAIDDANVLRFHIDYFKPEGKKTPKPGQGLAKRAVIEAILGKHDMATAQRRFNAILATASINDAIEYHRLFAELQHAKQQADPDYQPLNIACVFSPPAEGNADVKQIQEDLPQEKQDNEEDPEGKKAALKAILADYNVRYGSNHSLSEFDLYYQDVQKRIKDQQWPNADYPHTQKIDITIVVDMLLTGFDSKYLNTLYVDKNLKYHGLIQAFSRTNRVLNSTKPYGNILDFRQQQEAVDIAITRFSGEQSGKQAREIWLVDKAPVVIEKLQAAVQSLDDFMRSQGLACAPESVHNLKGDEARAAFISHFKEVQRLKTQLDQYTDLNEDNAVAIEHILPRENLLGFRGAYLETAQRLKAQQDKNDKDADSKADAVDQLDFEFVLFASAVIDYDYIVGLMSRFSQQEPSKQKMSRDQLIGLIQADAKFMNEREEIAAYIGTLKAGEGLSEAAIRDGYTRFKQQKDAIELVDIASKHHLDPAALQGFVDGILQRMIFDGEQLSDLMASLDLGWKARTQAELALMEDLHPLLTKRALGRDISGLSAYEQ; from the coding sequence ATGAGTGAGCAAAGAATCGAGCAAGGCTTTATCGACAAGCTGATTGAGCTCAAATACACCTACCGCCCAGATATCACAGATCGCGTCTCACTGGAGCACAACTTTCGCGAGAAGTTCGAGGCCCTCAACAGCGTTCGCCTCACCGATGGCGAATTCGCCCGCCTACTCGACGAAATTGTTACCCCTGATGTGTTTGCGGCTGCTCGCACCCTGCGCGAGCGTAATGCTTTCACCCGCGAAGACGGCACTCCGCTGAACTACACGCTGGTCAATATCAAAGACTGGTGCAAAAACACCTTTGAGGTGGTCAACCAGCTGCGTATTAACACTGACAATAGCCACCACCGTTTCGATGTGCTCATCCTCATCAACGGTGTGCCATGCGTTCAAGTGGAGCTGAAAACGTTGGGCGTCAATCCGCGTCGCGCCATGGAACAGATCGTCGAATACAAAAACGACCCCGGCAATGGCTACTCCAAAACCCTACTATGTTTCCTGCAGTTGTTCATCATTAGCAACCGCGACAATACCTACTACTTCGCCAACAATAATGCCCGTCATTTCTCATTCAACGCCGATGAGCGCTTTCTACCCATCTATCAGTTCGCTGATGAAGCGAACAAAAAAATTACCTTTCTCGACAGCTTCGCAGAGAGTTTTTTAGTTAAGTGCACGCTTGGCCAAACACTCAGTCGCTACATGGTGTTGGTAGCCAGCGAGCAGAAACTCATCATGATGCGCCCATACCAAGTTTATGCCGTTAAAGCAATTGTTGACTGCATCCAGCAAAACTGCGGTAACGGTTATATCTGGCACACTACAGGCAGCGGTAAAACGCTTACGTCCTTCAAGACTTCTACCTTGCTCAAGGACAACCCTGATATTGAGAAATGTCTCTTTGTCGTGGACCGCAAAGATCTGGATCGCCAGACCCGTGAGGAGTTCAATAAATTCCAGGAAGGTTGTGTCGAAGAAAACACCAACACTGCTGCGCTGGTACGTCGGCTGCTGTCCGATGACTACGCCGACAAAGTTATCGTCAGCACTATCCAGAAGCTCGGCCTTGCCTTGGATGAAAACAGCAAACGAAATAAGCAACGCAAACGCAACGACCAGCTCACCTATAAAGAGCAGTTGGCCCCGCTACGCGACAAACGCATTGTGTTCATTTTTGATGAGTGCCACCGCTCCCAGTTTGGCGAGAATCACAAAGCTATCAAAGCGTTCTTTCCCAAGGCCCAATTGTTCGGCTTCACGGGCACCCCTATCTTTGAAGACAATGCCTCCCGCGTTAAGGTTGAAGACCAGCAGGCGTCGTACCAAACAACTGAGGAACTTTTCCAGAAACAACTGCACGCCTACACTATCACTCACGCTATTGACGACGCCAACGTGCTGCGCTTCCATATCGACTACTTCAAACCGGAAGGCAAGAAAACACCCAAGCCTGGGCAAGGCTTGGCTAAGCGGGCAGTAATCGAAGCCATCCTTGGTAAGCACGACATGGCCACAGCCCAGCGTCGATTTAATGCCATTTTGGCTACAGCCAGCATCAACGACGCCATCGAATACCACCGCCTGTTTGCCGAATTGCAACACGCTAAACAACAGGCGGACCCTGACTACCAGCCGCTGAATATCGCCTGCGTATTTTCGCCGCCGGCCGAAGGAAATGCGGACGTAAAGCAGATTCAGGAGGATTTGCCGCAAGAAAAGCAGGACAACGAAGAAGACCCAGAAGGCAAGAAAGCAGCGCTCAAAGCCATCCTGGCCGACTACAACGTACGCTACGGTAGCAACCACAGTCTTAGCGAGTTCGATCTCTACTACCAAGATGTGCAGAAGCGTATCAAAGATCAACAGTGGCCCAATGCCGACTATCCGCATACGCAGAAAATCGACATTACCATCGTGGTCGACATGCTGCTAACCGGCTTCGACTCCAAATACTTGAATACGTTATACGTGGATAAAAACCTCAAGTACCACGGCCTGATTCAGGCATTCTCGCGTACCAATCGTGTACTTAACAGCACCAAACCCTACGGCAATATTCTAGACTTTCGCCAGCAGCAAGAAGCTGTAGATATCGCCATTACCCGTTTCTCCGGCGAACAGTCCGGCAAACAAGCCCGCGAAATTTGGCTGGTGGACAAGGCTCCCGTGGTTATTGAAAAACTGCAGGCTGCAGTACAAAGCTTAGATGACTTTATGCGTTCGCAAGGTTTGGCCTGTGCACCGGAGTCCGTGCATAACCTGAAGGGCGACGAGGCTCGGGCCGCTTTTATAAGCCACTTTAAGGAAGTACAGCGCCTCAAAACACAACTTGACCAATACACTGACCTCAATGAAGACAATGCTGTTGCAATCGAGCACATCCTGCCCAGAGAAAATCTGCTTGGTTTTCGTGGCGCTTATCTGGAAACGGCTCAACGCCTTAAGGCCCAGCAAGATAAGAACGACAAAGACGCAGATAGCAAAGCCGATGCAGTGGACCAGCTCGATTTCGAGTTTGTGCTCTTCGCATCTGCGGTAATCGACTACGATTACATCGTGGGGCTGATGTCGCGTTTCTCACAGCAAGAGCCCAGCAAACAGAAGATGAGCCGTGATCAGCTCATTGGCCTGATCCAAGCCGACGCCAAGTTTATGAACGAGCGCGAGGAAATTGCCGCATACATTGGTACCCTCAAAGCTGGTGAAGGTCTTAGCGAAGCCGCTATTCGCGACGGCTATACACGTTTCAAACAACAAAAAGACGCCATAGAGCTAGTGGATATTGCTAGCAAACACCACCTAGATCCTGCTGCCCTACAAGGTTTTGTAGATGGCATCCTCCAGCGCATGATTTTCGATGGCGAACAGCTCAGCGACCTAATGGCCTCGCTCGATCTTGGCTGGAAGGCCCGCACACAGGCTGAACTTGCCCTTATGGAAGACTTGCACCCCCTCCTTACCAAGCGCGCCTTGGGCCGCGACATCTCAGGACTTAGCGCGTATGAGCAGTAA
- a CDS encoding restriction endonuclease — protein sequence MPIPDFQSVMRPTLASVADGTPLTLSQLREHIANQFQLTDEERSERLPSGKQTVINNRVGWARTYLNKAGLLSIPAKGLVQITDRGREALNSGPARITVRWLKQYPEFAAFHTTSPADDPALALQNEPVEQATPDEQLAAAHQALTQSLADELLALVRAASPTFFEQLVVDLMIAMGYGGSRKEAGRATQQTNDDGIDGIIKEDKLGLDVIYLQAKRWTNTVHRPEIDKFIGALTRQRARKGVFITTSDFSNGAREAAMSLDIKVVLIDGLELARLMVENNLGCNVKQVYEVKHLDSDYFVED from the coding sequence ATGCCCATCCCAGATTTCCAGAGCGTCATGCGGCCAACACTGGCTAGTGTTGCCGACGGTACTCCGCTTACGCTGAGCCAGCTTCGCGAACACATCGCCAACCAGTTTCAGCTTACCGACGAGGAGCGTAGCGAACGCCTCCCTTCCGGCAAGCAAACAGTGATCAATAACCGAGTTGGCTGGGCGCGGACATACTTGAACAAAGCGGGACTGCTGAGCATCCCGGCTAAAGGATTGGTACAAATTACCGATCGCGGTCGAGAGGCGCTGAACAGCGGGCCGGCACGTATTACCGTTAGGTGGCTCAAGCAATACCCTGAATTCGCCGCGTTCCATACGACCAGTCCCGCCGATGACCCAGCGTTAGCCTTGCAGAACGAACCGGTCGAACAAGCTACTCCCGACGAGCAACTGGCCGCAGCACACCAGGCGCTGACGCAATCATTGGCGGATGAACTGCTGGCCCTGGTGCGTGCAGCTTCACCAACTTTTTTCGAGCAACTGGTAGTCGATCTGATGATCGCCATGGGCTACGGTGGTTCACGTAAGGAAGCAGGTCGAGCGACGCAACAAACCAACGACGACGGCATCGACGGAATCATCAAAGAAGACAAGCTCGGCCTGGACGTCATCTACTTACAAGCCAAGCGTTGGACCAATACCGTACACCGCCCGGAAATCGATAAGTTCATCGGCGCCCTCACCCGCCAACGCGCCCGTAAGGGTGTGTTCATTACCACTTCGGACTTTTCCAATGGAGCCCGCGAGGCCGCCATGAGCCTGGATATCAAAGTGGTTTTGATCGATGGACTGGAGCTAGCGCGGCTGATGGTCGAAAACAATCTGGGTTGCAACGTCAAACAGGTTTACGAAGTGAAGCACTTGGATAGCGATTACTTTGTGGAAGATTGA
- a CDS encoding DUF6124 family protein, with protein MVKITPNPPTADEHVSRAQSARNNKLDDAANRALDYYLKPTPKSGTSDKPNTIFRIAPDVDSECLLANLSENLASANAMISDLAFGLEGSRRHFALGILQVIEVSELLANRALDIVEVR; from the coding sequence ATGGTCAAAATTACACCGAACCCTCCGACTGCAGATGAGCATGTGTCTCGCGCTCAGTCTGCTCGTAATAATAAGCTTGATGATGCTGCGAACCGGGCTTTGGATTACTACCTGAAGCCTACGCCGAAGAGCGGAACGTCTGATAAGCCCAACACTATTTTTCGTATCGCACCTGATGTTGATTCGGAATGTCTGCTTGCCAACCTCAGTGAAAACCTGGCTTCGGCCAATGCCATGATCAGTGATTTGGCGTTTGGTCTTGAGGGATCACGACGGCATTTTGCGCTGGGGATTTTGCAGGTGATTGAGGTGAGTGAGCTGTTGGCGAATCGGGCTTTGGATATTGTTGAGGTGAGGTAG